The Phacochoerus africanus isolate WHEZ1 chromosome 3, ROS_Pafr_v1, whole genome shotgun sequence genome window below encodes:
- the CDCA7 gene encoding cell division cycle-associated protein 7 isoform X2, with translation MDARRVRQKDGRVKKNFKKFRYVKLISMETSSSSDDSCDSFASDNFANTRLQADRAGCRTRSQCRRSGPLRVAMKFPTRNSRRAAPKRAAPPEPSENSVTDSNTDSEDENGMNFLEKRALNIKQNKAMLAKLMSELESFPGSFPGRRSLPGPSSRPKTPRRRTFPGVACRRNPERKARPLTRSRSRVLGSLGALPTEEEEEEEEEDKYMLVRKRKPTDGYLNEDDMPRSRRPGSMTLPHIIRPVEEITEEELENICSNSREKIYNRSLGSTCHQCRQKTIDTKTNCRNPECWGVRGQFCGPCLRNRYGEEVRDALLDPNWHCPPCRRICNCSFCRQRDGRCATGVLVYLAKYHGFGNVHAYLKSLKQEFEMQA, from the exons ATGGACGCTCGCCGCGTGCGG CAGAAGGATGGCAGAGTAAAGAAGAACTTCAAGAAATTCAGATATGTGAAGTTGATTTCCATGGAAACCTCGTCATCTTCTGATGACAGTTGTGACAGCTTTGCTTCTGATAATTTTGCAAACACA AGGCTGCAGGCAGACCGTGCCGGCTGTCGGACCCGCAGTCAGTGCAGACGTTCCGGACCCCTCCGAGTGGCCATGAAGTTTCCCACTCGAAACTCCAGGCGAGCAGCCCCCAAGAGAGCAGCGCCCCCTGAACCCTCAGAGAACTCTGTGACCGATTCCAATACTGATTCAGAAGATGAAAATGGCATGAATTTTTTGGAGAAAAGGGCtttaaatataaagcaaaacaaagcaatg CTTGCAAAACTCATGTCAGAATTAGAAAGCTTTCCTGGCTCCTTCCCTGGAAGACGTTCCCTGCCAGGCCCCAGTTCA CGTCCAAAGACACCCCGAAGGCGCACGTTCCCAGGTGTTGCCTGCCGCAGGAACCCCGAGCGGAAGGCGCGTCCTCTCACCAGGTCAAGGTCCCGGGTCCTTGGGTCGCTTGGCGCCCTGCCcactgaggaggaggaagaggaggaggaggaggataagTACATGTTGGTGAGAAAGAGGAAGCCCACGGACGGCTACCTGAAC GAAGATGACATGCCTCGAAGTCGTCGCCCTGGATCCATGACCCTCCCCCATATAATCCGCCCAGTGGAAGAAATCACAGAGGAGGAGTTGGAGAACATCTGTAGCAACTCTCGAGAGAAGATCTACAACCGTTCGTTG GGATCAACTTGTCACCAGTGCCGCCAGAAAACTATTGATACCAAGACAAACTGCAGAAACCCAGAGTGCTGGGGGGTTCGAGGCCAGTTCTGCGGACCCTGCCTGCGAAACCGTTATGGTGAAGAAGTCAGGGATGCTCTATTAGACCCA AATTGGCACTGCCCACCGTGTCGTAGGATTTGCAACTGCAGCTTCTGTCGGCAGCGAGACGGGCGGTGTGCGACTGGGGTACTCGTGTACTTAGCCAAGTACCATGGCTTTGGTAATGTGCACGCTTACTTGAAAAG tcTAAAACAGGAGTTTGAAATGCAAGCATAA
- the CDCA7 gene encoding cell division cycle-associated protein 7 isoform X1, which produces MDARRVRQKDGRVKKNFKKFRYVKLISMETSSSSDDSCDSFASDNFANTKPKFRSDISEELANVFYEDSDNESFCGFSESEVQDVLDHCGFLQKPRPDVTNELASIFHADSDDESFCGFSESEIQDGMRLQADRAGCRTRSQCRRSGPLRVAMKFPTRNSRRAAPKRAAPPEPSENSVTDSNTDSEDENGMNFLEKRALNIKQNKAMLAKLMSELESFPGSFPGRRSLPGPSSRPKTPRRRTFPGVACRRNPERKARPLTRSRSRVLGSLGALPTEEEEEEEEEDKYMLVRKRKPTDGYLNEDDMPRSRRPGSMTLPHIIRPVEEITEEELENICSNSREKIYNRSLGSTCHQCRQKTIDTKTNCRNPECWGVRGQFCGPCLRNRYGEEVRDALLDPNWHCPPCRRICNCSFCRQRDGRCATGVLVYLAKYHGFGNVHAYLKSLKQEFEMQA; this is translated from the exons ATGGACGCTCGCCGCGTGCGG CAGAAGGATGGCAGAGTAAAGAAGAACTTCAAGAAATTCAGATATGTGAAGTTGATTTCCATGGAAACCTCGTCATCTTCTGATGACAGTTGTGACAGCTTTGCTTCTGATAATTTTGCAAACACA aaacCTAAATTCAGGTCAGATATCAGTGAAGAACTGGCAAATGTTTTTTATGAGGACTCTGATAATGAATCTTTCTGCGGCTTTTCAGAAAGTGAGGTGCAAGATGTGTTAGACCATTGTGGATTTTTACAGAAACCAAGGCCAGATGTCACTAACGAACTGGCCAGTATTTTTCATGCCGACTCTGATGATGAATCATTTTGCGGTTTCTCAGAGAGTGAGATACAGGATGGAATG AGGCTGCAGGCAGACCGTGCCGGCTGTCGGACCCGCAGTCAGTGCAGACGTTCCGGACCCCTCCGAGTGGCCATGAAGTTTCCCACTCGAAACTCCAGGCGAGCAGCCCCCAAGAGAGCAGCGCCCCCTGAACCCTCAGAGAACTCTGTGACCGATTCCAATACTGATTCAGAAGATGAAAATGGCATGAATTTTTTGGAGAAAAGGGCtttaaatataaagcaaaacaaagcaatg CTTGCAAAACTCATGTCAGAATTAGAAAGCTTTCCTGGCTCCTTCCCTGGAAGACGTTCCCTGCCAGGCCCCAGTTCA CGTCCAAAGACACCCCGAAGGCGCACGTTCCCAGGTGTTGCCTGCCGCAGGAACCCCGAGCGGAAGGCGCGTCCTCTCACCAGGTCAAGGTCCCGGGTCCTTGGGTCGCTTGGCGCCCTGCCcactgaggaggaggaagaggaggaggaggaggataagTACATGTTGGTGAGAAAGAGGAAGCCCACGGACGGCTACCTGAAC GAAGATGACATGCCTCGAAGTCGTCGCCCTGGATCCATGACCCTCCCCCATATAATCCGCCCAGTGGAAGAAATCACAGAGGAGGAGTTGGAGAACATCTGTAGCAACTCTCGAGAGAAGATCTACAACCGTTCGTTG GGATCAACTTGTCACCAGTGCCGCCAGAAAACTATTGATACCAAGACAAACTGCAGAAACCCAGAGTGCTGGGGGGTTCGAGGCCAGTTCTGCGGACCCTGCCTGCGAAACCGTTATGGTGAAGAAGTCAGGGATGCTCTATTAGACCCA AATTGGCACTGCCCACCGTGTCGTAGGATTTGCAACTGCAGCTTCTGTCGGCAGCGAGACGGGCGGTGTGCGACTGGGGTACTCGTGTACTTAGCCAAGTACCATGGCTTTGGTAATGTGCACGCTTACTTGAAAAG tcTAAAACAGGAGTTTGAAATGCAAGCATAA